A region of Deltaproteobacteria bacterium DNA encodes the following proteins:
- a CDS encoding efflux RND transporter permease subunit — protein sequence MPHPKDKDLIANKHNTARYFTENRSISWVLMIAVLAWGAYSYIVMPKQKDPDIPVLVAVAICPWPGADAEKVEQLVTKPIEETIAQNSSLHEPDPGDEFAIKSISLPGVSIVQVQLSEGLKDTTKEFNDINLRLDYLNNRLPEGAGPIQFNSGFGNTAAMMLTVASPKESEIEIAIRARNIEKSIEAVRSRASEHETSERMTFILAFPGAVDTDSIESVFELLSISLLEKGIAEDPRIIKGSGFIGLDASVLTDEKTFLAFTRNFSKEKLGLSGFHIDAWEPVLIASPEETEETLQSVAGDKYTYTELEDVTELIAETLQSVEEVSIIERSGVLPQRVYLEYSQDVLASYGILPADIKNTLNARNTDLPGGVLDIGGTEVIVYPSGEFTDVREIGNVAITETADGVPVYLRDIFEIVRGYQSPPTFLNYYMWRDESGKWQRSRAVTLAVQMRSGDQIGKFGQALDEAKAELQHIIPDDLIIAKTSDQPLQVSENLSLFMEALIEAIVLVVLVALIGFREWRSALLMAISIPLTLAMTFGFMNLLGIELQQVSIATLIIALGLLVDDPVVANDAIKSNLAIGHPPVVASWLGPTKLARAIMFATVTNIVAYIPYLLLTGTTGEFISSLPVVMASALVSSRIVSMSFVPFLAYYLLRPRKSGEPTIEEKRKKGFYGFYYRTGRYAINHRKRVLLFSIVVFALGGIVIMNLKTSFFPEDVQYLSYVDVWLPNETTLSNTNEVASKAENVIRETAAAHADGKKEENQLESVTSFIGGGGPRFWYTVAPEQRQKNYAQLIIKLKDKKATPELAPIFQKALTEKIPGAYFEVRQLQLNAIDYPIEMHLSGQANISSDPEAEAADIETLRRLSGELKTILRNTPGTMGVRDDWFEESFIVSLKVDPDRANLSGITNQDIAVSSAAGLSGAQVTSFREGDKQIPVVARLRIDERAELSDLQSLYVYGGDNETKIPLMEVSSIDYGMNTSRIARREHFRTISVIAFPEPGELPSTILSKAEKEIDEFIDSLPPGYRFVWAGEKSKQVKGFRNLTMVLGISVIAIFLALVLQFNNALKPFLVFAAVPYGVVGSLTALLIMREPFGFMAFLGIASLVGVIVSHVIVLFDYIEEKHSEGEDFKDSLLDAGIERLRPILITVGATILALFPLAIHGGPLWQPLCYAQIGGLALATVIELVLVPVFYSIFVLDLKIIKWEKRT from the coding sequence ATGCCCCATCCCAAAGACAAAGACCTAATCGCAAATAAACACAACACTGCACGCTATTTTACCGAGAATCGCTCAATCTCCTGGGTTCTTATGATAGCAGTGCTTGCATGGGGCGCCTACAGCTATATTGTAATGCCCAAGCAAAAGGACCCCGATATACCGGTCCTCGTCGCTGTCGCTATATGCCCGTGGCCGGGCGCTGACGCCGAAAAAGTAGAACAGCTCGTCACTAAACCTATAGAAGAAACAATCGCCCAGAATTCCTCCCTGCACGAGCCCGACCCCGGGGACGAATTCGCGATCAAATCAATTTCACTACCCGGGGTTTCTATTGTACAAGTCCAGCTGTCGGAAGGTCTGAAGGATACGACAAAAGAGTTCAACGACATAAATCTCAGGCTCGACTATTTAAATAATCGCCTGCCCGAAGGCGCAGGCCCAATTCAGTTCAATAGCGGCTTCGGAAATACGGCAGCCATGATGCTTACCGTAGCCAGCCCCAAGGAAAGCGAAATCGAGATCGCTATACGCGCCCGGAATATCGAAAAGTCTATCGAGGCAGTGCGCTCCCGAGCGTCCGAACATGAAACGTCAGAACGCATGACATTTATACTTGCCTTTCCGGGCGCGGTCGATACCGACAGCATCGAGAGCGTATTCGAACTGCTTTCAATATCATTGCTTGAAAAGGGAATTGCCGAGGATCCTCGCATCATAAAAGGTTCCGGATTCATAGGACTCGACGCTTCGGTCTTAACTGACGAGAAAACATTTCTCGCGTTCACCCGAAATTTCTCGAAAGAAAAACTCGGTCTCTCGGGGTTTCATATTGATGCCTGGGAGCCCGTACTCATAGCCAGTCCTGAGGAAACGGAAGAAACTCTGCAATCCGTGGCCGGGGATAAATATACTTACACGGAGCTTGAGGATGTTACCGAACTCATTGCCGAGACGCTTCAGTCGGTTGAGGAGGTCTCGATCATAGAGCGCTCCGGAGTTCTTCCACAGAGAGTCTATCTCGAATACTCCCAGGACGTGCTTGCATCATACGGCATCCTTCCGGCCGATATAAAGAATACCCTGAACGCCCGGAATACCGATCTGCCAGGGGGAGTGCTCGACATAGGCGGCACGGAAGTAATTGTATATCCCTCGGGCGAATTCACCGATGTAAGGGAGATAGGGAATGTAGCAATTACCGAGACAGCGGACGGCGTGCCCGTCTATCTGCGTGATATTTTTGAAATCGTGAGAGGGTATCAAAGCCCGCCCACTTTTTTGAACTACTACATGTGGCGGGACGAATCGGGCAAATGGCAGAGGAGCCGTGCCGTAACCCTTGCGGTGCAGATGCGCTCGGGTGACCAGATAGGCAAATTCGGTCAGGCGCTGGATGAAGCGAAGGCGGAGCTCCAGCATATAATCCCCGATGACCTGATTATAGCCAAGACCTCGGACCAGCCCCTTCAGGTGAGCGAAAACCTTAGCCTCTTCATGGAGGCGCTTATTGAAGCCATAGTCCTGGTGGTTCTGGTCGCCTTGATCGGTTTTCGTGAATGGCGCTCCGCTCTGCTGATGGCCATCTCAATTCCTTTGACCCTTGCCATGACGTTCGGATTTATGAACCTGCTCGGAATTGAGCTTCAGCAGGTCTCGATAGCTACTCTTATAATTGCGCTCGGGCTCCTGGTGGATGATCCGGTGGTCGCAAACGATGCTATAAAAAGTAATCTTGCAATAGGTCATCCACCCGTTGTTGCCTCATGGCTCGGGCCTACGAAGCTCGCCCGTGCGATAATGTTTGCAACCGTCACGAATATCGTGGCATATATCCCGTACCTCCTTCTCACCGGAACGACGGGAGAATTCATATCCAGCCTACCTGTAGTCATGGCAAGCGCCCTCGTCTCATCAAGAATCGTATCGATGTCATTCGTCCCATTCCTCGCCTACTACCTGCTGAGACCGAGAAAAAGCGGAGAGCCTACTATAGAGGAAAAGAGAAAAAAGGGATTTTACGGCTTTTACTACAGAACGGGCAGATACGCTATTAACCACAGGAAGCGTGTTCTGCTGTTTTCCATCGTGGTCTTCGCACTAGGCGGGATAGTAATCATGAATCTAAAGACCTCGTTCTTCCCGGAAGATGTCCAGTATCTATCGTATGTCGACGTGTGGCTTCCGAACGAAACCACTCTTTCCAACACGAACGAGGTAGCCAGTAAAGCCGAGAATGTCATCCGGGAGACCGCCGCTGCCCATGCGGATGGCAAAAAGGAGGAAAATCAGCTCGAATCGGTAACTTCTTTCATTGGCGGAGGGGGTCCCAGATTCTGGTACACAGTCGCGCCCGAGCAGAGACAGAAAAACTATGCCCAGCTCATAATCAAGCTGAAAGATAAAAAAGCCACTCCTGAGCTTGCCCCGATCTTTCAGAAAGCGCTTACCGAAAAGATCCCCGGCGCTTATTTCGAGGTAAGACAGCTTCAGTTAAACGCCATCGACTATCCGATTGAAATGCACCTTTCGGGGCAGGCCAACATATCTTCCGATCCCGAAGCTGAAGCCGCCGACATTGAGACTCTGAGGAGACTATCGGGCGAACTAAAAACGATATTACGGAATACGCCGGGCACAATGGGGGTAAGAGACGACTGGTTTGAAGAGAGCTTTATAGTCAGCTTAAAGGTCGATCCCGACCGCGCCAACTTATCCGGAATAACGAATCAAGACATCGCCGTATCCTCCGCCGCGGGACTGAGCGGCGCTCAGGTCACTTCATTCAGGGAAGGGGACAAACAGATTCCCGTTGTGGCCAGGCTCAGGATCGATGAAAGGGCCGAGCTCTCGGATCTTCAAAGTCTCTATGTTTACGGCGGGGACAACGAGACGAAAATCCCCCTGATGGAAGTTTCATCAATAGACTACGGAATGAATACATCGAGGATTGCGAGACGCGAGCATTTCCGCACGATCTCCGTGATCGCATTCCCCGAACCCGGGGAGCTTCCTTCGACAATCCTGAGCAAAGCCGAAAAGGAGATTGACGAATTTATCGACTCTTTGCCGCCCGGTTATAGATTTGTATGGGCCGGAGAGAAATCTAAACAGGTCAAAGGTTTTAGAAACCTCACAATGGTCCTCGGTATTTCGGTCATAGCCATATTCCTGGCCCTTGTGCTTCAGTTCAATAATGCGCTGAAACCGTTCCTTGTTTTCGCGGCAGTTCCCTACGGTGTAGTCGGGTCGCTTACCGCTCTATTAATTATGCGCGAGCCTTTCGGTTTTATGGCGTTCCTCGGTATTGCGAGCCTCGTAGGCGTAATAGTGAGCCACGTCATAGTCCTCTTTGACTACATCGAGGAAAAGCACAGCGAAGGGGAAGATTTCAAGGACTCGCTTCTGGATGCGGGAATTGAGCGTCTCAGACCGATATTGATAACAGTAGGCGCTACTATACTCGCCCTTTTTCCGCTTGCCATTCACGGAGGGCCTCTATGGCAGCCCCTCTGCTATGCCCAGATAGGAGGCCTTGCCCTTGCCACGGTCATCGAGCTCGTACTCGTCCCGGTTTTCTACTCAATATTCGTTCTCGATTTGAAAATAATTAAATGGGAAAAAAGAACTTAA
- a CDS encoding NAD(P)(+) transhydrogenase (Re/Si-specific) subunit beta, translating into MSPGLVNIAYLIAAALFIIGLKGLSHPRTAVRGNLLGALGMLIAIVVTLLDKNIVGFGVIFAGLIIGSGIGAVLAIRIQMTAMPQLVALYNGFGGIASVFVAGAALFEAGHLAGTPLTVNADTQFSLSIFASGFIGAITFWGSLVAFGKLQGLTNEGSVRYPGDQVVKIALAILMIILAYVMVVYPLSSTPYWLMVIMASLLGILVVIPIGGADMPVVIAILNSLSGLAAAATGFVLYNTVLIVAGTLVGASGIILTLIMCKAMNRSIADVLFGTFGAAADGPSSDDVYAGKVKSTSAEEVAMLLEGARKVVVVPGYGMAVAQAQHAVRELFDLLEKHGITMEFAIHPVAGRMPGHMNVLLAEADIPYDRLKDMDDINPGFKQVDVAIVIGANDVVNPVARTDPKSPIAGMPILDVDYAKTVVVIKRSLSPGFAGIPNPLFAADNTLMLFGDAKKMVDEMVKSVKEDMG; encoded by the coding sequence ATGTCTCCCGGACTGGTAAACATAGCGTATCTGATAGCGGCAGCTTTATTTATCATCGGCCTGAAAGGGCTTTCTCATCCCAGGACCGCGGTAAGGGGAAACTTGCTCGGCGCTCTGGGCATGCTGATTGCGATTGTAGTTACTCTGCTCGATAAAAATATTGTCGGATTCGGTGTAATATTCGCGGGATTAATTATCGGCAGCGGCATAGGTGCCGTGCTGGCGATCAGGATACAGATGACCGCGATGCCCCAGCTGGTGGCCCTTTACAACGGTTTCGGCGGTATAGCCTCGGTCTTCGTAGCCGGTGCTGCCCTGTTCGAAGCGGGGCATCTCGCAGGTACTCCGTTAACGGTGAACGCGGACACCCAGTTTTCCCTTTCTATTTTTGCTTCCGGGTTTATCGGGGCTATTACATTCTGGGGGAGCCTGGTTGCTTTCGGAAAACTTCAGGGATTGACTAATGAGGGCTCTGTCCGCTACCCCGGAGATCAGGTAGTTAAAATCGCGCTGGCAATATTAATGATTATCCTGGCTTATGTAATGGTTGTCTATCCGTTATCATCGACACCGTATTGGTTGATGGTAATCATGGCGTCATTGCTGGGCATTCTGGTTGTTATACCCATTGGCGGGGCCGACATGCCTGTGGTAATCGCCATTTTGAACTCCCTGTCGGGACTCGCCGCTGCGGCGACGGGATTCGTTTTATATAACACCGTACTCATAGTCGCTGGTACGCTGGTGGGCGCTTCAGGAATAATCCTGACATTGATTATGTGTAAGGCGATGAACCGTTCCATAGCCGATGTGCTTTTCGGCACATTCGGCGCCGCTGCGGACGGTCCGTCTTCTGACGATGTTTATGCCGGAAAGGTCAAATCGACATCCGCCGAGGAAGTCGCCATGCTGCTCGAAGGAGCGCGCAAGGTTGTGGTGGTCCCCGGATACGGAATGGCTGTAGCTCAGGCTCAGCACGCTGTAAGGGAGCTTTTCGATCTTCTCGAGAAACACGGTATAACCATGGAGTTCGCCATACACCCGGTCGCGGGACGTATGCCGGGCCACATGAACGTCCTTCTGGCGGAGGCCGATATACCTTATGACAGGCTCAAGGATATGGACGATATTAATCCGGGTTTCAAGCAAGTGGACGTTGCCATTGTAATCGGCGCCAATGACGTTGTTAACCCCGTGGCGAGAACAGACCCCAAGAGCCCGATAGCCGGTATGCCGATACTCGATGTCGATTACGCAAAAACCGTTGTAGTTATCAAGAGGAGTCTCAGCCCCGGATTCGCGGGAATTCCCAACCCTTTATTCGCCGCGGATAATACCCTCATGCTCTTCGGCGACGCCAAGAAGATGGTCGATGAGATGGTGAAGAGTGTAAAAGAGGATATGGGCTAG
- a CDS encoding TolC family protein, whose product MLLNIDTAADRIPHTVRSTLPMLNESGAGDLFSFKTISNYLIASFPATILFLLLIPMTALCEDVNPDEPEIPAAEEIEILTLEEALDIAFRDNKNIDNALLEVEKAGDAIKAARTRLFPEFDFSLYELYHLTEEAFTFQKGVFGDFAGIGPIPAETVKIRTAPDFTTFLTATVGQPISHLYEISLLVRQREVQKELSGEDLRFRRQEVADRVKKEYYNILKSQSSLEAVQEKIVFLKELYILVNRYVEVERALESESLEVKARLGRAEYDEFKLRNELATEKERLNNLMGRDIETPFAVTPVPSAEPIVIDIENAEELALFQRPEVRAAKLGIEFAENEVRLKKSKYIPEIGVEFQYTANPDIELLPENIATIGLFAKWDVFDWGRKQKEIAEKKRGVLQARNELDEAESTVLIDVNSKIRKLEEAAVLINVTEMEQAAARERLRVEMNKYREGSALLQGVLEAESSLEEKNSAYQKAVLGYWTARAELEKAMGEE is encoded by the coding sequence ATGCTGCTAAATATCGACACCGCCGCGGACCGTATACCGCACACTGTGAGATCAACCTTACCAATGTTGAATGAAAGCGGAGCGGGAGATCTGTTCAGCTTTAAAACAATATCGAATTATCTCATCGCATCTTTTCCCGCTACTATCCTCTTCCTTCTGCTGATACCGATGACAGCTCTGTGCGAGGACGTGAACCCGGACGAACCGGAAATACCGGCAGCGGAGGAAATAGAGATATTAACTCTTGAAGAAGCCCTCGACATAGCGTTCCGCGATAACAAGAATATCGACAACGCGCTTCTCGAGGTAGAGAAAGCCGGTGATGCCATAAAAGCCGCGCGCACTAGACTTTTTCCTGAATTCGACTTCAGCTTGTATGAGCTTTATCACCTGACCGAAGAAGCGTTCACGTTTCAGAAAGGAGTCTTCGGTGATTTCGCCGGAATCGGCCCTATACCCGCCGAGACAGTTAAAATCCGGACGGCACCGGACTTTACCACATTTCTAACGGCCACGGTAGGACAGCCCATTTCCCATCTATATGAAATATCGCTTCTGGTAAGACAGAGGGAAGTGCAAAAAGAGCTTTCGGGCGAGGACCTTAGATTCAGACGTCAGGAAGTTGCTGACAGGGTAAAAAAGGAATACTACAATATTCTAAAATCCCAGAGCTCTCTCGAAGCCGTCCAGGAAAAAATAGTCTTTCTGAAGGAACTCTATATATTAGTCAATCGATACGTTGAGGTAGAAAGGGCACTCGAATCTGAGAGTCTGGAGGTAAAAGCCAGACTTGGCAGGGCGGAATACGATGAGTTTAAACTCAGAAATGAGCTCGCGACCGAGAAGGAGCGATTAAACAATCTTATGGGCCGGGATATAGAAACACCCTTTGCGGTCACTCCCGTACCCAGCGCAGAACCTATTGTCATAGACATCGAAAACGCTGAAGAGCTGGCGCTCTTCCAGCGCCCGGAGGTAAGAGCCGCAAAATTGGGCATTGAATTCGCCGAAAATGAAGTGCGCCTGAAAAAGTCCAAGTATATTCCGGAAATCGGAGTGGAGTTTCAGTATACGGCAAACCCGGATATTGAGCTCTTGCCTGAAAACATCGCTACTATCGGCCTCTTTGCAAAATGGGACGTATTCGACTGGGGACGAAAGCAAAAAGAGATAGCGGAGAAAAAAAGGGGCGTGCTTCAAGCGAGAAATGAGCTCGATGAGGCCGAATCCACTGTGCTTATTGACGTAAACTCAAAGATACGTAAGCTTGAGGAAGCCGCCGTGCTCATAAATGTTACGGAAATGGAGCAGGCGGCCGCAAGGGAGAGGCTCCGTGTGGAGATGAATAAATACAGGGAAGGCTCGGCGCTCCTCCAGGGGGTGCTCGAGGCGGAGTCCTCGCTTGAGGAGAAGAACAGCGCTTATCAAAAGGCAGTGCTCGGATACTGGACGGCGCGAGCGGAGCTCGAAAAAGCGATGGGAGAAGAGTGA
- a CDS encoding efflux RND transporter periplasmic adaptor subunit, with translation MRNKYISIAGALSIAVTALIGCGGDDYDKAVTPVRVQTAEPQNVKGALSYTATVNPYTQVELDFKVEGYVQEILQVEGVEGRLRDVQEGDEVLKGTPLAAIDQTEYLSKVVEARAQLAEAQASLEKGTEDFNRASILYSTKSITAPDYERDRKEYQVAAAQVKGGKAQVVAAEQNLAYCTLRPPMNGMVLKRDIEVGSYVRPGTRAFVIADLSSVKVLFSVPDVILGDIKLGEEMAVTTESIKDTIFLGRVTEIAPSANQRTRVFNIEITVPNPENLLKPGMIASLALDPAGGNEPAILLPLNSVVRSENNKDGYAVYVTERRDGKTIARKKDIGLGSVYGNMIAVAEGLERGEEVIVMGAQIVHDGQEVNVIP, from the coding sequence ATGAGAAATAAATACATCTCTATTGCCGGAGCATTATCAATCGCAGTTACTGCCCTTATCGGATGCGGCGGAGATGACTACGATAAGGCCGTTACACCCGTCCGAGTACAAACTGCAGAACCTCAGAATGTAAAGGGCGCTCTAAGCTATACAGCGACCGTGAATCCCTACACGCAGGTAGAGCTTGATTTCAAGGTCGAGGGCTATGTTCAGGAAATACTTCAGGTAGAGGGAGTGGAAGGGCGTTTGCGGGATGTCCAGGAGGGAGACGAAGTTTTAAAAGGGACGCCGCTTGCCGCGATTGACCAGACCGAATACCTCTCCAAGGTGGTTGAGGCCAGGGCTCAGCTTGCCGAGGCGCAGGCTTCGCTCGAGAAGGGCACGGAAGATTTCAACAGGGCGTCAATCCTGTACTCAACCAAAAGCATCACGGCGCCCGATTACGAACGAGACAGGAAAGAGTACCAGGTAGCGGCGGCCCAGGTAAAAGGGGGCAAGGCGCAGGTAGTGGCAGCAGAGCAGAATCTCGCTTACTGCACGCTCAGGCCACCCATGAACGGAATGGTCCTGAAACGTGATATTGAAGTAGGGAGCTATGTGAGACCGGGAACAAGAGCATTCGTCATAGCGGACTTAAGCTCCGTCAAAGTTCTGTTTTCAGTGCCGGATGTAATTCTGGGCGATATAAAGCTAGGCGAGGAAATGGCTGTTACTACCGAGTCGATAAAAGATACTATTTTCCTCGGCAGGGTGACCGAAATAGCGCCTTCAGCAAACCAGAGAACGAGAGTGTTCAATATAGAGATTACAGTCCCCAACCCTGAAAATCTCCTCAAACCGGGCATGATAGCCTCTCTCGCACTTGACCCTGCGGGCGGGAATGAACCTGCCATACTCCTGCCCCTGAATTCAGTCGTGCGCTCCGAAAATAATAAGGACGGTTACGCGGTTTACGTCACCGAGCGGCGTGACGGAAAAACCATTGCCAGGAAAAAAGACATAGGGCTCGGCAGCGTTTACGGGAACATGATAGCAGTAGCCGAAGGGCTCGAAAGGGGCGAGGAGGTAATAGTAATGGGCGCTCAGATTGTTCATGACGGCCAGGAGGTAAATGTAATACCGTAG
- a CDS encoding YtoQ family protein: MTGHIWNVYLSGEIHSDWRERVIEGSSGLPLRFHSPITDHEASDMCGVQILGDEDSNFWRDRKGAGINSIRTNTLIINSDIVIVRFGPKYKQWNAAFDAGYASALGKPVITLHDEEHDHALKEVDAAARATTRTPAQVVEILRYIILK, encoded by the coding sequence ATGACCGGACACATCTGGAACGTATATCTTTCCGGCGAAATACACTCAGACTGGAGGGAGCGAGTTATTGAGGGCTCTTCGGGACTTCCCCTAAGGTTTCACTCACCGATCACGGATCATGAAGCGAGCGATATGTGCGGGGTTCAGATACTCGGGGACGAGGACTCGAATTTCTGGCGCGACAGAAAGGGGGCCGGAATAAATTCCATAAGGACCAATACCCTGATAATTAATTCTGATATTGTAATTGTCAGATTCGGCCCCAAATATAAGCAGTGGAATGCGGCGTTCGACGCGGGGTACGCAAGCGCTTTGGGAAAACCTGTTATAACTCTCCACGACGAGGAACATGACCATGCGCTCAAGGAAGTGGACGCCGCGGCCCGGGCGACTACGAGGACGCCGGCTCAGGTAGTGGAAATTCTGCGGTATATAATTTTAAAATAA